DNA from Paenibacillus sp.:
CTGGTAAATTTCCTGGTTCGCCTCCCGCAGCTGCTTCGTCCGCGCCTCCACCATCTGCTCGAGCACCTTCTGGTGCAGCAGCAGCTCCCGCTCCGCCTCGAGCAGCCGCTGGTTCACCCGCTCGATCTCTTGATTGCGCTGCACCAGCAGAGCGTTCTTAAGCTTGAGCTCCCGCTGATGGCGGTACATGCTGACGAAATTTTCGACCTTCCAACGCAGTACGTCCGGATCGAACGGTTTGAAGATATAGTCGATCGAGCCGGAGAAGTACCCTTGCTTGACGTTCGTTTTCGATTTGTACGTGGCGGTGATGAAAATGATGGGCACCTGCCGGAGCTCCTTGCGCTCCCGCATCAGCATCGCCGTTTCGTACCCGTCCATGCCGGGCATCTGCACGTCCATCAAAATCAGGGCGAGCCGACGAAGATCGGAATTCAACACGTACCGCAGCGCGTCCTCGCCGGACGTTTTGCCGACCAGCCGATAGGAAGGAGACTCCAACGTCGCTTCCAAAGCCAGCAAATTTTCCGGACGGTCGTCCACCATTAATATTTCCACGATTTCGTCCGGAACCATCGCGTCGCTCCTCTCGTTCGACATCGGTTCGACGCCTCTGTCGTTCATCCTCGCGTTCATTTGCCGCACACCCGTTCCTTCCTAAACTGCTTTATACAAACGGTGCACCGGATCGATCTCCTCCCAATCCGTCCGCTGCAATACGGCCTCACGGGTGCCGAGCGCCAGCGTGCCGCCGGGCGCCATGCTTTCCCGGAACAGCCGAAGTACGCGCGCCTGCAGCTCCGGATTGAAATAAATTAGGACGTTCCTGCACAGAATCAAATGAAACTCGTTAAACGAGTGGTCCGTGGCCAAATTGTGCCGCGCGAAGACGACATGCTTGCGCAAGGTCGGATCGAACCGCGCCTTCTCGTCGGCGACGGAATAATACTCGGAAAACGGGAGGCGTCCTTCCGCCTTCAAATAATTGCTCGTGTACAGCTTCATCCGGTTGAGCGGGAACAATCCTGCCCGCGCTTGCTCCAGCGACGCGTCGTTCATGTCGGTCGCATAGATGGTGCCGCGGCCTTCCAAGCCTTCTTCCCGCAGCATGATGGCCATCGAATATACCTCTTCCCCCGTGGAGCAGCCCGCGTGCCAAATGCGGAAATTCGGCAGCTTCTTCAGCGCGGGCAGCACCTGCTTGCGCAGCGCCCGGAAGACGTCCGGGTCGCGGAACATTTCCGTTACGGGGATGCTGAAATCCTGCAGCAGCCGCTGCATCGCGGCGGGATCGCGCAGGACGAGCGACTGCAGCTCCGAGATCGTCCGAAGCCGCTCGGCCTCCATCCGGTGCTTGGCCCGCCTGCGAATCGAGTTCGGCGCATACTGGCGAAAATCATATCCATAGATGCGATACACGCCTTCGAGCAGCAGCTGAACTTCGATCTGCTCCAGAACGTCGTTCGCCGCTTCCGGTCCGGAGCCGTCGAAATCTTGCATCAATGTCCTTGTTCCTCCCCCTTGCTGTGCATCCATACGCGTAGCAGCGAAAGCAGCTTATCCAGCTTGACAGGCTTGCTCAAGTAATCGTTCGCCCCGGCCTCGAGGCACAGCTCCCTGTCTTGCTTCATCGCTTTCGCGGTCAGCGCGATGACCGGCAAATCGGCGAATCGCGGGTTCGCGCGAATCGCCTGCGTCGCCGCGTAGCCGTCGATGCCCGGCATCATCATATCCATCAGCACGAGATCGATGTCGGAATGCTCTTCCAGCTTCTGCAGCGCGGAGCCGCCTTCTTCTGCGAACACGACCTCGTATTGATGCTCGATAAGCGCCGCGGAAAGCGCGTATACGTTCCGAATGTCGTCGTCGACGAGCAAAATTTTGCCGCGCCGCGAAGGAACGGCCTGCTCCTGGGAAGGCTTGCCGCGCGGAGACTCCGGTTCCGCGGCAAGCTCCAGGCTTGCATACCCGGCCGCCGCTTCCCGCATCGCGACGAGCTCGAGCTTCTTCATCGGGATCGCGGCGGTGAACACGCTGCCGGCGCCCTCCTTGCTCGCGAGCCGGATCGTCCCGCCCAGCATCGACGCCAGCTCCTTCGAAATCGACAGTCCGAGCCCGGTACCGCCGTATTTGCGGTTCGTGCGGCCGTCGGCTTGGCGGAACGCTTCGAAGATGAGCGAATGCTTCTCGGCCGGGATGCCGATGCCGGTATCGCGCACCTGGAACGCCAGCAGCGACGTGCCTTCCGGCAGCTTGCCGCCCTCCGTCTCGACGTAGACGTCCAGTTTGACGGAGCCTGCGTCCGTAAATTTGATCGCGTTCGAAAGCAGGTTGTTAACGATCTGCTGCAGCTTGCGCGGGTCGGTGATGAACACCCCGTCGTGAAGCTCTTCCGCGACGCGAACGTCGAAGGCGAGCCCCTTCTTCGCGGCCATGCCGCGGAACTGCCGCTCGACGTCGCTGACGAACTCGCACAGCGAGAACGGCTCCTCCGCGACTTCCATCTGGCCGGCTTCGATTTTCGACAAATCCAATACGTCGTTGATCAGCGCCAGCAGCTCGTTCCCGGAATACAGAATCGTCTGCGCGTACTCCCGCTGCTTGTCCGACAGCTGACGCTCCGGGTCGTCCGCGAGCATCTGTGCGAGGATGAGCAGGCTGTTGAGCGGCGTCCGAAGCTCATGCGACATGTTGGCGAGAAACTCCGATTTGAACTGCGAGCTCGCCTGTAGCTCTTCCGCCTTCTCCATCAGCTCGCCGCGGATGACTTCGAGCTCGTGGGTGCGCTGCTCGGCGTAGCGGAACTGCTCCGCCAGCTTCTCGTTCAGCGACCGCAGCTCCTCTTGCTGCTGCTGAAGCTCTTCGGATTGCGTCTGCAGCTCTTCGACGTACGTTTGCGATTCGCTGAGCAGCGTTTGGATGCGCATATGATTCGAAATGTTGTGAAGCGATACGCCGGTCGCGCCGGTCGTCAGCTCCTCGAGGAACGCGCGAACGACCGGCTCGAACGGAGCGAACGAGCCGAGCTCGAGCACCGCCACGACGCTGCCCTCGAACGAAATCGGGAACAGCAGCAAATGCGTGACTTCGCTTTCGCCGAGTCCGGACACAACGCGGAGATGGTTCGCCGGCGCCTTCTGCTCGATGACGCGTCCGAGCGCGGCGCACTGGCCGATCAGCCCTTCCCCGCGCTGGAACGCCTCGGCGTACGCGTTGCAGCCCTCGCCTCCGGCGTAGGCGGCGACGCGAACGAACAGATCGGGTGACAGCGACGGATCGGCGTAATAGAGCGCGCCCGCGCTGGCGCCGGAGGCCGGCACGACGTGGGACAGCAGACGCTCGCCGAACGCGTCCAGCGTGCGGGCGCCTTGGCCTAAATTGACCGCCGCCGCGACGTTCGATTTGATCCAGTGTCCTTCCTCCAGCAGCCGCTTGCTTTCGGCCTCCAGCTGCGCCTGCGTTTCTAGGAAATCCGCCATCCGGTTGTACGCCTTGACGATGATCGCCAGCTCTTCCCCTTGGTTCGCTTCCATGCGCGGCATCGATTTGGCCGATTCGAGATCTTTCACCTTGTTCATGACTTCGGAAATGCTTCGGATGCTCCGAAGCGTGCTTCGGGCGACGCCGATCGCCGTCACGACCGACAGCAGCATCAGCGCCGCGAGGCCGTACCACACCCAATCTCGGACCATCCGGTGCTGGTCCGCCGTCGAGTCGACTTTGCCTTCCATCAAGCTTTCCTGATGCTGCGTGAATTCGTCGAGCTTCAGCTGCAATTCGTCCCGCACAGGAATTACATCCGAGCGGAGGAACTCCACTGCCCGCTCCTTCTCCCCGCTGCTCACGTATCGGATGTACCGGTCGGTCAACGCTTCGAATTCCGCGTAGATACGTCCGGCCTCTCGGTACAGCACAAGTCCGCGCTCCGTCGTGATGCGGCCCGACAGCTCGGAGTGGATCGCGCGCAGCCGGTCGCGCCCGACCGAAATCGTCCACAACGCCTCGTCCGGCTCCTCCTCCACCAGAAGCATCAGCATCGCTTCGTCCATGCCGCCGACCGTCGTCTGGATTTGGTGGGCTAACTCCACCTTCCTATATAAATCGCCGCCGATCTCCTCCGTGTTGTCGTTCATTTCCGTTATAGCGCCGAAAATCGCGAACGCGAATATCCCAAGGAAAACAATAATCGATGCAAAACCGAGATAAATGCGATACCGGATGCTCAAAGCCGCCAAGTCCCCCAATCGCTCACTTTCATCATAGTAAGACTAGCATATTTCGCCTTCTCTAGTGAATAAAAAGAAATAAAAAAGGTCGCATATCGCGACCTTTTTTTAACGCTAAGCGCGAACTTCTTCAAGAGCGAACGAAACGGCGGCAAGCTCCGTTCCGTTGACGATCACCGCCGCCCGGTGCTCCCCCGGATAATGCTTGCGCGTCGTCATGTCGCGGAACGACTGCCGGAACGCAAGACGCGTCTCTCCGGACGCGAATTCGCGTTCGGACAGCTTGAACACTTTGCGCGAGCGCGTCCCGTTCGCTTTGACATAGTCGATGGCGTATTCGACGCGCAGCTTCCGCGCGGCGCCGCCTTCGACGACCACATCGAACGCCCCCCGCAGCTCCCCGCCCCAGGGGATCGCGTCCGACTCCAGCGCGAGCCGCTCGACGCGTACGCCGGCCGCGTCGGCGACGCCGAACAGCGCCAGCGCCTCGGGCACGCCCTTCTTCAGCATCGTGCGGCACGCGTGCCGCACGATCCAATCCGTATGCGGATGCCGGCCGAGCCAACGCCGCGCGATGTCCAACACGAGCGTCGGATGGTCCTTCGAGATGTCGTTCAGATGGTTGGCGACGCTGCGGCGAACGTATTCCGACGGATCCGCCTTCAGCTTCTCCAGCACCGGCAGAAGCGGCGACGGATCGCGCTTGAACGGCTGCAGCGCCATCCCCCACGGCAAGCGCGGGCGGCTGCCCTCGCTCGCGAGCCGGCGGACGTGCTCGTCCGCGTCTTCCGCCCAGTCGAGCAGCTGCGCGAGCATCCGCTCCCGGTAGCGCAGCAGGAACGGACGCACCGCGAATTCGCTGCTCGAGTACCGAGTCAGCCGGGCGAGCGCCGGAATCGAGCGATCCGGATCGTCTTCGCCGTATACCTCGACGAAGTCGGGAAACATGAGCTGCGGGAGCCCGCTGCCGCATCGGTCTGCGGCCGCGAGCACGATGTCGAGCGCGTCGGCGTACGCTTCCGGCAGTCCCGCCCGCAGCGCGGTCGACGCCCGCCGCATCCGCTGCTTCAGCGCGAGCTCCGCCCAATCGGGCGCGAACACGCGGCCGAGGTAGCCGTCCGCGTCGAACGCCGGATAGACGGCCTTCACCCCGGCGCATACGTTTTCGAAGAACGCTAGATCATACACTTCCTTCAATGCTTCCATGAACGCCCTCCCTGCTCTCTCGCGGCTTCCCCCGGAACAGCCTTAGGCCGCGGGCCTTACTCTTCGTACGCGCGAATGCACTCGAGGAACGCCTGCCCGTATTTCGCGACTTTGTTTTCGCCGACGCCTTTGATGCCGAGCAAAGCTTCCTCCGTCCGCGGCAGCTTCGCGCACATCTCGCGCAGCGTCGCGTCGTGGAATATGGTGAACGGGGGTACCTTCGCCTTGTCGGCGAGCGACTTGCGCACCGCCCGCAGCGCGTCGAACAAATCGCCGCGGCCCGCGTACGCTTCGTCGTCCGCCCCCGCCGTCTCCGCGACGCGCGTAATGCGCTGGAACACGCGCTCCTGCCCCTCGAGCACCGCCACGGCGCGATTCGTCAGCGCGATCGTCGGATACTGCCCGTCCGACATCGCGAGATATCCGTCCGCGACGAAGCCGTTGAGCAAATTGACGAGATCCTTCTCTTTATATTGCTTCAGCGCGCCGTACGTCGGCAGCCGGTCGAACCCGAACTGCCGCACCTTCGCGTCGTTCGCCCCGCGCAGCACCTTCGCGGTCAGGTTGATGCCGAACCGCTGGCGCATCCGGGCGACGCACGAGAACGCCTTCTGCGCCTCCTCCGTCACGTCGACCGCCTCGCGGTCGTCCGTGCAGTTGCCGCAGCGTCCGCAAGGCTTCGCCTCTTCGCCGCCGAAATAGCGCACGATGTACGCCTGCAGGCAGTCCGACGTATGGCAGTAATCGATCATCGACTTCAAATTGCCGTACTCGATCCGCTTGCGGTCTTCGTCGTACTCG
Protein-coding regions in this window:
- a CDS encoding protein-glutamate O-methyltransferase CheR — protein: MQDFDGSGPEAANDVLEQIEVQLLLEGVYRIYGYDFRQYAPNSIRRRAKHRMEAERLRTISELQSLVLRDPAAMQRLLQDFSIPVTEMFRDPDVFRALRKQVLPALKKLPNFRIWHAGCSTGEEVYSMAIMLREEGLEGRGTIYATDMNDASLEQARAGLFPLNRMKLYTSNYLKAEGRLPFSEYYSVADEKARFDPTLRKHVVFARHNLATDHSFNEFHLILCRNVLIYFNPELQARVLRLFRESMAPGGTLALGTREAVLQRTDWEEIDPVHRLYKAV
- a CDS encoding ATP-binding protein, producing the protein MGDLAALSIRYRIYLGFASIIVFLGIFAFAIFGAITEMNDNTEEIGGDLYRKVELAHQIQTTVGGMDEAMLMLLVEEEPDEALWTISVGRDRLRAIHSELSGRITTERGLVLYREAGRIYAEFEALTDRYIRYVSSGEKERAVEFLRSDVIPVRDELQLKLDEFTQHQESLMEGKVDSTADQHRMVRDWVWYGLAALMLLSVVTAIGVARSTLRSIRSISEVMNKVKDLESAKSMPRMEANQGEELAIIVKAYNRMADFLETQAQLEAESKRLLEEGHWIKSNVAAAVNLGQGARTLDAFGERLLSHVVPASGASAGALYYADPSLSPDLFVRVAAYAGGEGCNAYAEAFQRGEGLIGQCAALGRVIEQKAPANHLRVVSGLGESEVTHLLLFPISFEGSVVAVLELGSFAPFEPVVRAFLEELTTGATGVSLHNISNHMRIQTLLSESQTYVEELQTQSEELQQQQEELRSLNEKLAEQFRYAEQRTHELEVIRGELMEKAEELQASSQFKSEFLANMSHELRTPLNSLLILAQMLADDPERQLSDKQREYAQTILYSGNELLALINDVLDLSKIEAGQMEVAEEPFSLCEFVSDVERQFRGMAAKKGLAFDVRVAEELHDGVFITDPRKLQQIVNNLLSNAIKFTDAGSVKLDVYVETEGGKLPEGTSLLAFQVRDTGIGIPAEKHSLIFEAFRQADGRTNRKYGGTGLGLSISKELASMLGGTIRLASKEGAGSVFTAAIPMKKLELVAMREAAAGYASLELAAEPESPRGKPSQEQAVPSRRGKILLVDDDIRNVYALSAALIEHQYEVVFAEEGGSALQKLEEHSDIDLVLMDMMMPGIDGYAATQAIRANPRFADLPVIALTAKAMKQDRELCLEAGANDYLSKPVKLDKLLSLLRVWMHSKGEEQGH
- a CDS encoding DNA alkylation repair protein, which produces MEALKEVYDLAFFENVCAGVKAVYPAFDADGYLGRVFAPDWAELALKQRMRRASTALRAGLPEAYADALDIVLAAADRCGSGLPQLMFPDFVEVYGEDDPDRSIPALARLTRYSSSEFAVRPFLLRYRERMLAQLLDWAEDADEHVRRLASEGSRPRLPWGMALQPFKRDPSPLLPVLEKLKADPSEYVRRSVANHLNDISKDHPTLVLDIARRWLGRHPHTDWIVRHACRTMLKKGVPEALALFGVADAAGVRVERLALESDAIPWGGELRGAFDVVVEGGAARKLRVEYAIDYVKANGTRSRKVFKLSEREFASGETRLAFRQSFRDMTTRKHYPGEHRAAVIVNGTELAAVSFALEEVRA